One region of Cucurbita pepo subsp. pepo cultivar mu-cu-16 chromosome LG03, ASM280686v2, whole genome shotgun sequence genomic DNA includes:
- the LOC111789611 gene encoding protein REVEILLE 6-like isoform X1 translates to MSMSYFPGIDSVRPPTASLRTPAPPTSTSNCVASFPVSEDASKKIRKPYTITKSRESWTEQEHDKFLEALQLFDRDWKKIEAFVGSKTVIQIRSHAQKYFLKIQKSGKSEHVPPPRPKKKASHPYPQKAPKNATTQSPGMYPPLSTPFESRYTYIPDSTAGFGLPSPHASWSCSPVPSIDFSQVPKDRVKLAGPTSHSSSSGSTSRTRKIGEISDQGDQSMRNIVMPDFAQVYSFIGSVFDPSVSGHLQRLRKMDPINLETALLLMQNLAINLISPEFENHRRLISSYDEDMKQAKAGSLYNSLYNVRSHNTILSA, encoded by the exons ATGAGTATGAGCTATTTTCCTGGTATTGATTCTGTTCGACCTCCAACTGCTTCACTAAGAACTCCTGCTCCGCCTACTTCCACTTCTAATTGTGTTGCTTCCTTCCCGGTCTCGGAGGATGCGAGTAAGAAGATCCGAAAGCCCTATACTATTACCAAGTCGAGAGAGAGTTGGACGGAGCAGGAGCACGACAAGTTTCTTGAAGCTCTTCAATT ATTTGATCGTGACTGGAAGAAGATAGAAGCATTTGTTGGCTCAAAAACAGTTATCCAG ATTCGCAGTCATgctcaaaaatattttctaaagaTTCAAAAAAGTGGGAAAAGCGAGCATGTACCTCCTCCTCGACCAAAGAAGAAAGCATCTCATCCATACCCACAAAAAGCTCCTAAGAATG CAACCACTCAGAGTCCTGGGATGTATCCACCTTTATCTACTCCATTTGAATCAAGATATACTTACATTCCAGACTCAACAGCAGGCTTTGGACTTCCCAGTCCACATGCTTCTTGGAGCTGTAGTCCAGTGCCGTCCATTGATTTTTCCCAAGTACCCAAAG atcGTGTAAAATTAGCTGGACCAACATCACATAGTAGCAGTAGTGGGAGCACTTCACGGACAAGgaaaattggagaaatttCTGACCAAGGAGATCAAAGCATGCGAAACATAG TAATGCCAGATTTTGCTCAAGTTTACAGCTTTATTGGCAGTGTATTTGATCCCAGTGTGTCGGGTCATCTTCAGAGATTAAGGAAGATGGAcccaataaatttagaaacg GCACTGCTTTTAATGCAAAATCTTGCCATCAACTTGATCAGTCCAGAATTTGAAAACCAT AGAAGACTGATTTCATCATATGATGAGGACATGAAGCAAGCTAAAGCTGGTAGCCTCTATAACAGTCTATACAATGTCAGATCACACAATACCATTCTATCTGCTTAG
- the LOC111789611 gene encoding protein REVEILLE 6-like isoform X2, with product MSMSYFPGIDSVRPPTASLRTPAPPTSTSNCVASFPVSEDASKKIRKPYTITKSRESWTEQEHDKFLEALQLFDRDWKKIEAFVGSKTVIQIRSHAQKYFLKIQKSGKSEHVPPPRPKKKASHPYPQKAPKNATTQSPGMYPPLSTPFESRYTYIPDSTAGFGLPSPHASWSCSPVPSIDFSQVPKDRVKLAGPTSHSSSSGSTSRTRKIGEISDQGDQSMRNIVMPDFAQVYSFIGSVFDPSVSGHLQRLRKMDPINLETALLLMQNLAINLISPEFENHTDFII from the exons ATGAGTATGAGCTATTTTCCTGGTATTGATTCTGTTCGACCTCCAACTGCTTCACTAAGAACTCCTGCTCCGCCTACTTCCACTTCTAATTGTGTTGCTTCCTTCCCGGTCTCGGAGGATGCGAGTAAGAAGATCCGAAAGCCCTATACTATTACCAAGTCGAGAGAGAGTTGGACGGAGCAGGAGCACGACAAGTTTCTTGAAGCTCTTCAATT ATTTGATCGTGACTGGAAGAAGATAGAAGCATTTGTTGGCTCAAAAACAGTTATCCAG ATTCGCAGTCATgctcaaaaatattttctaaagaTTCAAAAAAGTGGGAAAAGCGAGCATGTACCTCCTCCTCGACCAAAGAAGAAAGCATCTCATCCATACCCACAAAAAGCTCCTAAGAATG CAACCACTCAGAGTCCTGGGATGTATCCACCTTTATCTACTCCATTTGAATCAAGATATACTTACATTCCAGACTCAACAGCAGGCTTTGGACTTCCCAGTCCACATGCTTCTTGGAGCTGTAGTCCAGTGCCGTCCATTGATTTTTCCCAAGTACCCAAAG atcGTGTAAAATTAGCTGGACCAACATCACATAGTAGCAGTAGTGGGAGCACTTCACGGACAAGgaaaattggagaaatttCTGACCAAGGAGATCAAAGCATGCGAAACATAG TAATGCCAGATTTTGCTCAAGTTTACAGCTTTATTGGCAGTGTATTTGATCCCAGTGTGTCGGGTCATCTTCAGAGATTAAGGAAGATGGAcccaataaatttagaaacg GCACTGCTTTTAATGCAAAATCTTGCCATCAACTTGATCAGTCCAGAATTTGAAAACCAT ACTGATTTCATCATATGA